In a single window of the Acipenser ruthenus chromosome 42, fAciRut3.2 maternal haplotype, whole genome shotgun sequence genome:
- the LOC117966892 gene encoding sulfite oxidase-like — translation MLFLKHALGPARRCLYRTQRLLVRTPLFYPQVCADKGCVRWQSGEGGRDWNPRWQHMVAGLAAGTGMVLAFGLYHRQEEQAASEEQLAGSAGRGGEAVFPETAAPVGAYPIFTREEVTKHRTLQDGVWVTFGDSVYDITDFVGLHPGGSKIMLAAGGALEPFWVMYAVHNQQHVLELLGEYKVGELSSEDKKKGSGAISDPYASDPPRHPALKINSLKPFNAEPPSEILSENFLTPNAFFFKRNHLPVPEVDPERYRLEISGEGLPKAVSLTLEDLKTKFPKHTVTATLQCAGNRRSEMNKIKQVKGLDWGIAAISNAQWGGVRLCEVLEHAGYRHGGAAQHVQFEGLDKDVSGTPYGASIPLRKALSDDGDVLLAYEMNGEELPRDHGFPLRAVVPGTVGARNVKWLGKIIVSAEESKSHWQQNDYKGFSPSVDWDTVDFKSAPAIQELPIQSAITEPRDGALLERSGEQVTVRGYAWSGGGREVVRVDVSLDGGKTWQVATLRSGEDAPPLGQAWAWKLWELSAPFPPEGEQLDIVCKAVDNSYNMQPDSVAPIWNLRGVLSNAWHRVRVSVKKD, via the exons ATGCTGTTTCTGAAGCACGCTCTCGGGCCGGCACGGCGCTGCCTCTACAGGACACAGAG GCTGCTGGTGCGGACCCCGCTGTTTTACCCACAGGTCTGTGCGGACAAAGGCTGTGTGCGCTGGCAGAGTGGCGAGGGCGGCAGAGACTGGAATCCAAGATGGCAGCACATGGTGGCAGGGCTGGCAGCAGGGACTGGCATGGTGCTGGCATTCGGGCTGTACCACAGACAG GAGGAGCAAGCAGCCTCAGAGGAGCAGTTAGCCGGCTCCGCAGGCAGAGGAGGGGAGGCTGTCTTCCCAGAAACAGCGGCTCCAGTGGGGGCGTACCCTATCTTCACCCGGGAAGAGGTCACCAAACACAGGACGCTGCAGGACGGGGTGTGGGTGACCTTCGGGGACAgcgtttatgacatcacagacttTGTAGGGCTGCACCCCGGGGGCAGTAAGATCATGCTAGCAGCAGGGGGTGCCCTTGAGCCCTTCTGGGTGATGTACGCTGTCCACAACCAACAGCATGTGCTGGAGCTCCTAGGAGAGTACAAAGTGGGGGAGCTGAGCTCAGAAGACAAGAAGAAAGGATCAGGGGCAATTTCAGACCCGTACGCCAGCGACCCTCCAAGACACCCGGCTCTCAAAATCAACAGCCTGAAGCCTTTCAACGCAGAGCCGCCCTCGGAAATCCTGTCGGAGAACTTCCTCACGCCAAACGCCTTCTTCTTCAAGAGGAACCATCTCCCCGTCCCGGAGGTGGACCCGGAGAGATATCGGCTAGAGATTTCCGGGGAAGGCTTGCCGAAGGCTGTATCCCTAACCCTGGAAGATCTCAAGACCAAGTTCCCCAAGCACACTGTGACGGCCACTCTGCAGTGCGCAGGGAACAGGCGGTCGGAGATGAACAAGATCAAGCAGGTGAAGGGGCTGGACTGGGGCATCGCGGCGATCAGCAATGCCCAGTGGGGAGGGGTGCGGCTGTGCGAGGTCCTGGAGCACGCTGGATACCGCCACGGGGGTGCCGCCCAACACGTGCAGTTCGAAGGTCTGGACAAGGATGTCTCCGGGACTCCTTACGGGGCCTCCATCCCGCTCCGCAAGGCCCTCAGCGACGATGGGGACGTGCTGCTGGCTTACGAGATGAACGGGGAAGAGCTGCCCCGGGATCATGGTTTTCCGCTCAGGGCGGTGGTGCCAGGGACAGTGGGAGCCAGGAACGTGAAATGGCTCGGCAAAATCATCGTGAGCGCCGAAGAGAGCAAGAGCCACTGGCAGCAGAACGATTACAAAGGCTTCTCCCCCTCCGTGGACTGGGACACGGTGGACTTCAAGTCAGCCCCGGCCATCCAGGAACTCCCGATCCAGTCTGCGATCACAGAGCCGCGAGACGGGGCGCTGCTGGAGAGGAGCGGGGAGCAGGTGACCGTCAGAGGGTACGCCTGGAGCGGGGGCGGCAGGGAAGTGGTCAGGGTGGACGTTTCTCTTGACGGGGGCAAAACGTGGCAAGTGGCCACACTGCGGAGCGGGGAGGACGCTCCGCCTCTGGGCCAGGCTTGGGCCTGGAAGCTGTGGGAGTTGAGCGCCCCCTTTCCCCCGGAGGGTGAACAGCTGGATATTGTGTGCAAGGCCGTGGACAACAGTTACAACATGCAGCCGGACTCTGTCGCCCCCATCTGGAACCTGAGGGGAGTGCTGAGCAATGCCTGGCACCGGGTGAGGGTGTCTGTGAAGAAAGACTAG